The DNA sequence CGGGCCGGGTCGTAGCGGGCGCCGTGGCGCCACAGGTCGAGGAAGATCTCCTGGGTGGCGTCCTCGGCGTCGGCGGGCGAGGGCGAGAGGCGGCGGGCCAGGGCCCAGACCAGCCCACCGAAGCGGGCCAGGCAACCGCGCACCGCGGCGTCGTCGCCGAGGGCGGCGCGGACCAGCATGGGCGTCTCCGGCACGGGCGGCATGGCCGCACCGATATTGGCGTACCCGGCGTCAACGGCAAGGCCCCCGGCGGGCCCGCCGGGACGGGCGCGCCACGCCAGGGGCCCGCGGCCGACGGCCGCTCCCTCCGGTGGAGCGGGCCCGGGCCGGGGCGAGCGCCGCTCCGGCCCGGGGAGGACCCGATCACGGGGCCGGCAGGATCACCCGGTCGATGACGTGGATGACGCCGTTGCTGGCGAGCACGTCGGTGGTCACGATGCCGGAGGTGCGCGCGCGCGCGTCGGTGATGGCCAGCGCGGCGCTGATGCCGAAGGTGCCGCCCTGGACGGTGGCCGGCTGGGTGCCGGGCACGATGTCGGCCTTCAGCGCCCGGACCGGCAGCACGTGGTAGGTGAGCACCGCAGTCAGGAGCGCCGTGTCGGCCAGGAGCGCCTCCTTGGTGACGTCGAGCTCGGTGAGGAGCGCGGCGAAGGCGGCGTTGGTGGGCGCGAAGACGGTGAACGGGCCCGGGCCGGACAGGGTGGCGACCAGATCGGCGGCGGCCACGGCCTCGACGAGGATGCTGAAGTCGGGGAGAGCCTGCGCCGTCTGCACGATGTTCTTGTCGGCCGGCAGGATGACCCGGTCGATGACGTGGACCACGCCGTTCGAGACCTCGAGGTCGGTGGTGACGATCCCGGCGGTCCGGTTGCGCCCGTCGGTGATGGTGAGGGCCGGGCCGGCGGCGTCGATCTTGAAGATGCCGCCCTGCTTGGTGGTGATGGCCTTGCCGGCCGGCACCTGGGCCTT is a window from the Anaeromyxobacter sp. genome containing:
- a CDS encoding fasciclin domain-containing protein, which translates into the protein MTSLSKPLAVLAMSALVLTACGDSSDPAPLNAVQTAQATPDLSILVEAVVAAELSTTLSGPGPFTVFAPTNAAFGALLTELGVSKAELLANKPLLTAVLTYHVLDGKVLKAQVPAGKAITTKQGGIFKIDAAGPALTITDGRNRTAGIVTTDLEVSNGVVHVIDRVILPADKNIVQTAQALPDFSILVEAVAAADLVATLSGPGPFTVFAPTNAAFAALLTELDVTKEALLADTALLTAVLTYHVLPVRALKADIVPGTQPATVQGGTFGISAALAITDARARTSGIVTTDVLASNGVIHVIDRVILPAP